A portion of the Chryseobacterium tructae genome contains these proteins:
- a CDS encoding DUF6759 domain-containing protein, which yields MKKIFFLLFICVFSLGFSQKKKKTKSKAVVEKETVIIYTEQEAETSKETRVIAGFIKQNPGHARTDYFKKRLMDIIMADNSPEAKPTIRPISKEKIENIVKNNELNSGKVIAANKPSTTNNTKNTDKVNNAITALKEERLATYASAGSAGTVKSAGSSAKSEPSEANKKTAAMLTHLFNNDINKNEAYINIKNRSSCNLIVKINGKKYYNLSVPAKGENFILIDKGEYILTTMVCDAKYSSLKKITQDVEIALNIAD from the coding sequence ATGAAAAAAATCTTCTTTCTCCTGTTTATATGCGTTTTCTCCCTTGGTTTTTCTCAAAAAAAGAAAAAAACAAAATCTAAGGCCGTTGTAGAAAAAGAAACGGTGATTATTTATACAGAGCAGGAAGCTGAAACTTCTAAGGAAACAAGAGTGATTGCTGGTTTCATTAAGCAAAATCCAGGACATGCAAGAACCGATTATTTTAAAAAAAGGCTGATGGATATTATCATGGCAGATAATTCACCTGAAGCAAAACCTACGATCAGACCGATCAGTAAAGAGAAAATTGAAAATATTGTTAAAAATAATGAGCTGAACAGTGGAAAAGTAATAGCAGCCAACAAACCGTCCACTACAAATAATACAAAGAATACCGATAAAGTAAATAATGCCATCACTGCTCTGAAAGAAGAAAGGCTGGCCACTTATGCTTCTGCAGGTTCTGCCGGTACTGTAAAAAGCGCAGGTTCTTCAGCTAAATCCGAACCTAGTGAAGCCAATAAGAAAACAGCAGCCATGCTTACCCATCTTTTTAATAATGATATCAACAAAAATGAAGCATATATAAATATTAAAAACAGATCAAGCTGCAATCTGATTGTGAAAATAAATGGTAAAAAATATTATAATTTAAGTGTACCTGCGAAAGGGGAAAACTTTATTCTGATTGATAAAGGAGAATATATATTGACCACAATGGTGTGTGATGCGAAATATTCTTCTCTGAAGAAAATTACTCAGGATGTTGAGATTGCTCTCAATATTGCTGATTGA
- a CDS encoding glycosyltransferase — protein sequence MRDIKELIIIILNYNSSKEIIRQLSTLTNKGEISNDSFIILDNNSNDGKELEAYCNTHQFFFHQMGNNLGYAYANNWAIKQAIEWGKKYFFILNPDIHIDAYTIEQLYLKLKSDPSLGVLGPRLLYHSNPDLIFSDGGLLYPKKGFEGNHINFLKNVKDAEPQGMTYDMAYINGSAMMFKKEVLDDMGYMEAGLFMYYEESEWCYRIKKSNRWKIAVDTELVAYQSDSSRGKVYEYYMTRNRIWLTKKYSGSLFFVIRERMIVARKKFFSSKGSFKENMSFSKNIFKGIIHGLIGKTGKL from the coding sequence ATGAGAGATATAAAAGAATTAATTATAATAATATTAAATTATAACTCTTCTAAAGAGATCATCAGACAGCTCTCAACACTTACCAATAAAGGAGAAATCAGCAATGATTCTTTTATTATTCTTGATAATAACTCCAACGATGGAAAAGAGTTAGAAGCCTATTGTAATACCCATCAATTTTTCTTTCATCAGATGGGAAATAACCTTGGATATGCATATGCCAATAACTGGGCCATTAAGCAGGCTATCGAATGGGGGAAAAAATATTTTTTCATTCTTAATCCGGATATCCATATAGATGCCTATACGATTGAACAGCTTTATTTAAAGTTAAAATCAGACCCTTCACTGGGAGTATTAGGGCCAAGATTACTGTATCATAGCAATCCTGATTTAATCTTTTCTGATGGTGGCCTGTTATATCCTAAAAAAGGATTTGAAGGAAATCATATCAATTTCCTAAAAAATGTAAAAGATGCAGAGCCCCAAGGAATGACTTACGACATGGCATATATTAATGGAAGTGCTATGATGTTTAAAAAGGAAGTTCTGGATGATATGGGATATATGGAAGCTGGTTTATTCATGTATTATGAAGAATCGGAATGGTGCTACAGGATCAAAAAGAGTAACCGATGGAAGATTGCGGTTGATACAGAACTTGTTGCGTATCAATCTGACAGTTCCAGAGGAAAAGTATATGAATACTATATGACCAGAAATAGAATCTGGCTCACTAAAAAATATTCCGGGAGTTTATTTTTTGTCATCCGGGAACGTATGATTGTTGCCCGCAAAAAATTCTTCTCTTCCAAAGGAAGCTTTAAAGAAAACATGTCATTTTCCAAGAATATCTTCAAAGGAATTATTCATGGATTAATCGGAAAAACAGGAAAATTATGA
- a CDS encoding glycosyltransferase family 2 protein — protein MNEIVSIIVPCYNQEKYLAETLDSVIAQTSDAWECIIVNDGSTDNSEAIIDNYCNKDSRFIKLNQENQGLAASRNNGIKAAKGKYILPLDGDDKIGTQYIELAKKEFEKNPKLTLVYCKAEFFDAKNEPWDLRKYDYEALLFANHIFCSGIFKKEDYLKTSGYDTHMKFGYEDWEFWIQLLKKGDDVVQLDSVQFFYRQRENSMLKSLQESKARQNQMEGYIFNKHRDLYSKILDSDLSLAEIQNVFQTRQTFKTIKKTLTYKTIYKLERAIRSLF, from the coding sequence ATGAATGAAATCGTATCTATTATTGTTCCCTGCTACAATCAGGAGAAATATCTTGCTGAAACTTTAGATTCTGTTATAGCTCAGACCTCAGATGCCTGGGAATGCATCATCGTAAATGATGGTTCAACGGATAATTCAGAAGCGATCATCGATAATTATTGTAATAAAGATTCTCGTTTCATCAAACTTAATCAGGAAAACCAAGGACTTGCTGCCAGCAGAAATAATGGAATAAAAGCGGCAAAAGGAAAATACATTCTTCCTTTGGATGGTGATGATAAAATAGGAACTCAATATATAGAACTTGCTAAAAAAGAGTTTGAAAAAAATCCAAAGCTTACCTTAGTATACTGTAAAGCTGAGTTTTTTGATGCTAAAAATGAACCTTGGGATCTTAGAAAGTACGATTATGAAGCCTTATTATTTGCTAATCATATTTTCTGTTCCGGAATTTTCAAGAAAGAAGATTATCTGAAAACCTCAGGTTATGATACTCATATGAAATTTGGATATGAAGATTGGGAATTCTGGATTCAACTTTTAAAGAAAGGTGATGATGTTGTACAATTAGACTCTGTGCAGTTTTTTTACAGGCAAAGAGAAAACTCTATGTTAAAATCTCTGCAAGAAAGTAAAGCCAGACAGAATCAAATGGAAGGCTATATTTTCAATAAACATCGTGATCTTTATTCCAAAATTCTAGATTCTGATCTTTCTCTGGCTGAGATTCAAAATGTATTTCAAACCAGACAAACATTTAAAACAATAAAGAAGACTCTTACGTATAAAACAATATATAAGCTTGAGCGTGCGATAAGATCTCTTTTCTAG